A genomic region of Elephas maximus indicus isolate mEleMax1 chromosome 10, mEleMax1 primary haplotype, whole genome shotgun sequence contains the following coding sequences:
- the LOC126084555 gene encoding olfactory receptor 11G2-like codes for MKIFNTPNNSSTMAGFILLGFPCPKEGQTPLFVLFSLIYLLTLVGNGSIICAVCWDQRLHMPMYILLANFSFLEICYVTSTVPNMLASFLSETKVISFSGCFLQFYFFFSLGSTECFFLAVMAFDRYLAICQPLHYPTVMTGHLCTNLVVSCWILGFLWFPVPIIIISQMSFCGSKIIDHFLCDPGPLLALTCSRTPMMEFLWMILSSLLLFIPFLCIMGSYALVLRAVLRVPSAAGRRKAFSTCGSHLAVVSLFYGSVMVMYLSPTSKHESGMQKIVTLFYSVGTPLINPVIYSLRNNDMKNALQKFLGT; via the coding sequence ATGAAAATCTTCAACACCCCCAACAACTCCAGCACCATGGCTGGCTTCATCCTCCTGGGCTTCCCTTGCCCCAAGGAGGGTCAGACTCCCCTCTTTGTGCTCTTCTCTCTTATCTACCTCCTGACCCTCGTGGGGAACGGTTCTATCATCTGTGCTGTGTGCTGGGATCAGAGACTCCACATGCCCATGTACATCCTACTCGCCAACTTCTCCTTCCTGGAGATCTGCTATGTCACCTCCACTGTCCCCAATATGTTGGCCAGCTTCCTCTCTGAGACGAAGGTCATTTCCTTCTCTGGGTGCTTTCTGcagttctatttctttttctccctgggaTCTACAGAATGCTTTTTCTTAGCAGTTATGGCCTTTGATCGATACCTTGCCATCTGCCAGCCATTGCATTACCCCACTGTTATGACTGGACATCTCTGCACTAATCTTGTGGTCAGCTGCTGGATACTTGGTTTCCTTTGGTTCCCTGTCCCTATCATCATCATCTCCCAGATGTCCTTCTGTGGATCTAAGATTATAGATCATTTCCTGTGTGACCCAGGTCCTCTGTTAGCACTCACCTGTTCCAGAACCCCCATGATGGAGTTCCTCTGGATGATTTTAAGTTCTCTACTCTTATTTATTCCTTTCCTCTGTATCATGGGGTCCTATGCTCTGGTCCTGAGAGCTGTATTGAGGGTCCCTTCAGCAGCTGGACGAagaaaggccttctccacctgtggatcccatTTGGCTGTGGTTTCACTCTTCTATGGTTCAGTGATGGTCATGTATCTGAGCCCTACATCCAAGCATGAATCTGGAATGCAGAAGATTGTGACCCTGTTTTATTCTGTGGGAACCCCACTCATTAATCCTGTGATCTATAGTCTGAGGAACAATGATATGAAAAATGCCCTGCAGAAATTTCTtggaacataa
- the LOC126083621 gene encoding olfactory receptor 11H4-like, producing MLFSVFSAALGFMNNSVKSTVTEFVLLGFPGGQEMQIFLFSLFFGVYILTMMGNGSIVCAMRWDQRLHTPMYILLGNFAFLEIWYITSTVPSMLANFFSETKTISFAGCFLQFYFFTSLATTETYLLCVMAYDRYLAICHPLHYPTIMTLRLCYILIFLCWVFGFLSYSVSTVQLTQLSFCGPNIIDHFMCDMDPLISLSCAPAPITEIVFYILSSLIIILTLLYILGSYTLLLIAVLKVPSAAGRQKAFSTCGSHLTVVCLFFGGLLAMYVSPTSENPAELQKIITLFYSVVTPFLNPLIYSLRNKGMKAALKKVLRIEAA from the coding sequence ATGCTGTTCTCTGTCTTCTCTGCAGCCCTGGGAttcatgaacaattcagtgaaaAGCACTGTGACTGAGTTTGTCCTCCTAGGCTTCCCTGGTGGCCAGGAGATGCAAATATTCCTCTTCTCACTGTTCTTTGGGGTCTATATACTTACCATGATGGGAAATGGCAGCATTGTCTGTGCTATGAGGTGGGACCAACGACTCCACACCCCAATGTATATTCTCCTGGGGAACTTTGCTTTCCTTGAAATCTGGTACATTACCTCCACTGTGCCCAGTATGCTGGCCAATTTCTTCTCAGAGACAAAAACCATCTCCTTTGCTGGCTGTTTTCTCCAGTTCTATTTTTTTACCTCCCTTGCTACAACTGAAACATATCTCCTCTGTGTCATGGCATATGATCGGTACCTTGCCATCTGCCACCCATTGCACTACCCAACCATCATGACCCTACGACTCTGCTATATCTTGATATTTCTCTGCTGGGTGTTTGGGTTCCTCAGTTACTCAGTCTCCACAGTGCAACTCACCCAATTATCTTTCTGTGGGCCCAATATAATTGATCACTTTATGTGTGACATGGACCCACTGATATCTCTGTCCTGTGCTCCAGCTCCTATCACTGAGATTGTCTTCTATATCCTGAGCTCCCTCATTATCATCCTCACCCTTCTATACATCCTTGGCTCTTATACCCTTTTACTGATAGCTGTGTTAAAAGTCCCTTCAGCAGCTGGCCGGCAAAAAGCCTTTTCTACCTGTGGATCGCATCTGACAGTGGTGTGTTTATTCTTTGGGGGTCTCTTGGCAATGTATGTGAGCCCCACATCTGAAAACCCAGCTGAACTTCAGAAGATTATTACTTTGTTCTATTCTGTGGTCACTCCCTTCTTAAATCCTCTGATTTACAGCTTACGAAACAAGGGAATGAAGGCTGCATTGAAGAAAGTCTTAAGGATAGAAGCAGCATAA
- the LOC126083622 gene encoding olfactory receptor 11G2-like: MKIYNTLNNSNIFTGFILLGFPCPREGQILLFVLFSILYLLTLIWNGSIICAVGWDQRLHTPMDILLANFSFLEICYVTSTVPNMLANFLSETKVISFSGCFLQFYFFFSLGCTECFFLAATAFDRYLAICQPLHYPTIITGQLCTNLVVNSWVFGFLWFLIPIIIISQMAFCGSRIIDHFLCDLGPLLALTCKRAPVMELVFSTLALLPIIILFLFIMGSYSLVLRAVLRVRSAAGQRKAFSTCGSHLAVVSLFYGSVLVMYGSPTSEHEDRMQKIVTLFYSIVTPLLNPVIYSLRNKDMKRALQKFMRIQRKC; this comes from the coding sequence ATGAAAATCTACAACACCCTCAACAACTCCAACATCTTTACTGGCTTCATCCTCTTGGGCTTCCCTTGCCCCAGGGAGGGTCAGATCCTCCTCTTTGTGCTCTTTTCTATTCTCTACCTCCTGACCCTCATCTGGAATGGTTCTATCATCTGTGCTGTGGGCTGGGATCAAAGACTCCATACTCCCATGGACATCCTTCTTGCCAACTTCTCCTTCCTCGAGATCTGCTATGTCACCTCCACTGTCCCCAACATGTTGGCCAACTTCCTATCTGAGACCAAAGTCATCTCTTTCTCTGGGTGCTTTCTCcaattctactttttcttctctctgggtTGTACAGAATGCTTTTTCTTGGCGGCTACGGCATTTGATCGATACCTTGCAATCTGCCAGCCTCTACACTATCCAACCATTATAACTGGACAACTCTGCACCAATCTTGTAGTCAATTCCTGGGTATTTGGTTTCCTCTGGTTCCTGATTCCTATTATCATCATCTCCCAGATGGCCTTCTGTGGATCCAGGATAATTGATCACTTCCTATGTGACCTAGGTCCTCTTCTAGCACTTACTTGCAAAAGAGCTCCTGTGATGGAGCTTGTCTTCTCCACCTTAGCCCTTCTGCCCATCAttattctctttctcttcatCATGGGGTCCTACTCTCTGGTCCTAAGAGCTGTACTAAGGGTCCGCTCAGCAGCTGGACAAAGAAAAGCCTTTTCCACCTGCGGGTCTCACCTGGCTGTGGTTTCGCTTTTCTACGGCTCAGTACTGGTCATGTATGGGAGTCCAACATCTGAGCATGAAGACAGAATGCAGAAAATTGTGAccctgttttattccattgtgacCCCTCTCCTTAACCCTGTGATATACAGTCTTAGGAACAAAGATATGAAAAGAGCCCTGCAGAAATTTATGAGAATACAAAGAAAGTGCTAA